A segment of the Cohnella algarum genome:
TTGAACGTTGCCGGCACCTGCTCCGTCCCCCCGGCCTCCGGAACGAGGAACGAGCCCATCGAAAGCATGCTGGCGTCCTGATTGAAATACTGCGGGCGGTAGTTCAATTTCTGGCTGACGACTTCCGCATACGGCGTTGCGGAGCCTTCCTTCTCCCCTTGCAGCCGAAGCTCCAGCGACTTGCGAACGTACGGCGTATCCGCGTTCGCTTTCGTTCCGTCGTCCGTCGTCAGATTCGCACCGACGGCTTGATTCATATTCTGAATAAAGTACGCTACCGTGGCCCAACTATGGAAATAGGTGCCGTATCTCGTTTTGCCGCCTTCGGTTTTCGTCATCGCCTTGGCATATTGCATGAACTCGTCCCACGTCCAATCCTTCGGAAGCTCGAGCCCCGCCTCCCGGAGATGGTTTTCATTGATGAGCACCAGGGGCATAACGGATTTGCCCGGCAGCCCGTACGTTTTTCCCGCGATCCTTGTGTCCAGCGTATACTCGTCTTCGAGAACGACTCCCTCTTGTTCCAGGTAACCGTCCAGCGGTTCCAGCATGCCGAGCTCCATGCGCTGGTTAAGGAAATTCATATTGCTGAACATGACCACATCCAGCGCTTCCCCGGAGGCGGCGGCGAGATCGAGCTTTTTGTAATATTCGTTGGAATTGTTGTCTTCCGCGGAAACGAACTCCACTTTGATATCCGGGTATTTCTTTTCGAATTCCGCGATGACGACATCCCAGTTGTCGGTTTTCTTCGGATACCAGGTATGAAGCTTGATGGTTGCGATTGCGGCACCCTCCGCCGCGCCGCCGTTCGAGCCGGCCCCCTGGCTGTTTTCCCCCGAACCCGAAGAACATCCCGAACCGATGAGCGCAAGGATTGCGGACGCGACGAGCAAGCGGCTCCACTTTTTTTTCAACATGCGACTACCCCCTGTTTTTGAAAAATAGTTATCCTTTGACACTTCCCGAGGCCACGCCTTCGATGACTTGTTTTTGGCCTGCGACGAAGATGATCAACAACGGTAAAATAGCGGATACGGCTCCCGCCATCATGAGCGAATAAAATTCGCCGTTAAAATCGGCAAATTTGCGGATGCCGAGCTGCAGCGTGAACAACGAATCGGTGCGGAGGAAAATGAGCGGATTCTGATAGTCGTTCCAGGTCCAGATGAACCGGAGAATCATGTAGGTCGCAAGCGCGGGCTTGACCAACGGCAGTCCGATCCGGAAAAAAATCGTCCAGTGATTCGCTCCGTCGATTCTGGCGGACTCGATGATTTCGTTATGGACCCCCATGAAAAACTGCCGCAGCAAAAACGTGCCCAGCACCCCCGAAGCGCCCAGCAGCACGAGGCCAAGGTGGTTATCGAACAGTCCGATCCAGCGAAACATAATAAATTGCGGCACGAGAATCGCCTGATGCGGAATCATGTACGTGGCGAGCACCAGCATAAAGACCGCGTCTCGTCCTTTGAAATGGACCTTTGAAAATCCGTAGGCCGCCATGGCGGAAATGATCAGAGACAACGCGGTCGTCAGCAAGGTCACTTTGATGCTGTTCAAATAATAAAGCCCGAACGGGATGCTGCCCAGCCACACTTGGCTGTAGTTTTCGACGATCTTCCAGGTGCTCGGGATCCATTGAATCGGGTACGTCATCACCTCGAGCTCCGGCTTGAACGACGCCGACAGCATCCAGAGGAACGGCAGGATAAAGAAGATGCCCGCGATGCCCATAAGCGCCGTGATGACGACCCGATTCAGGCGAATGGAATTCATGTGTCAAGACCTCCTAGTAATTGACCCACTTCTTCTGACCGACCCATTGGATCAAGGTCACGAACAAGATCAGAATCAAGAGAACGATGCCCATGGCGGACGCATAGCCGGATTCCAGATTCACGAATGCCGCCTCATACAGGTAGAAGACGATGACGGAGGTCGAACCGGCCGGCCCGCCGTTCGTCAACACCATGATCAGGTCGAAAACCTTGAACGATCCCACAACCCCCGTAATGAGCAGGAAAAAGGTCGTCGGCGAAAGCATGGGCAGCGTAATGTTGAAAAATTGGCGAACCGGCGAAGCGCCGTCCACGTCGGCCGCTTCGTACAGATCCTTGGGAATGCTTTGCAGCCCGGCGAGATAGATAATCATGTTAAAGCCGAGCGAGGTCCAAACCATGATGACCATGACGGCCAGCAGCGCGTAATTCGGATCCGCCAGCCACATCGGCGGATTCTCGATGCCGATCGACCGCAGGAAACCGTTAATCGGGCCGCTGTTCGGGTGGAACAGCACTCTCCACAGCAACGCGATCGCCACGATGCTCGAAATAAACGGCATAAAATAGATGACTTTAAAAACGTTTTTGAAATACGTTCCCTTGTTGATCAAAGCGGCCAACGCCATCGCTATGAACATCGACGCCGGAACGACCGCGATCAGCACGAGGTTGTTTCGCAAGGAGCGATGAAACGCCTCGTCCCGAAACAGATCGATGTAGTTGTCCAATCCGACGAACTTCAGTCCGCCGATGCCCGCGATGAAATTCCAGTCCGTGAAACTGATCGCGCCCGATAGCAGAATCGGAACGACGACCAGCGTCATCGTCAGAACCAGCATCGGCAAAATAAACAAATAACCGGTAACGGTTTCGTAAAGCCTTCGTTTTCGAATCCGTCGGGCAAGATCATTGCCGAATCCCCGTTCAACATTTCCTTCCATTGCCTGCCGCACCCTCGTCACCTCGTTGTCGTTCTCTGTTCCTCTCTCATTATAGGTCCGGCGAATCCGGCAAGCATGAAACGAATTTTTCTAAACGAAAAAGATTTTTGCGATATTTTTTTCCGCATAGCAAAAAATGTTGAATGATTCCTTCCGCGGAATGCTTTAGTATTGCTTTATAATGTAACCGATTACTTCATGGGCGAGGTGGCAAAAAGCGAATGGGGATCCGAACCAACTTAAAGCCTGTGTCCTTGCGGCAGAAACTGATGCTGACTTCGATTGCTTGCCTTGTGCTTCCCGCGATCGGCATGCTGTACACGACCGGAGTCTACTCCAAGATCATTATTCGCGAGCACACGCTGGGAAAAGCCATGCAATCTCTCATGATCGTGCAGTCTCAAGTGGAAGCGATACTGGAGGAAATCGTTTCCATATCCAACTTCGTCCAATTCGATCCGGAAATCAAAACGCTATTGGAAGAGGCGAAAGGCAGCCCGGTCGCCGCGAGGCAGCTGACGACCCGGTTGGAGCAAATCGCCGGCGAGAAGCGGGACCTGCGCCTGACCTTGCTGACGAGGGACGGCCGGGCATATTCCGACTATTCGTTTTACGACTTCGAGCCGCAACGCTTTTTCCGGCAGGACTGGTTTTCGAGGGCGGAACGCCTGACGGCTTACGAGACGTTATTTCTGGGCGGACTGGAAAACTACCTGCCTCCGCTGTACCCGGAACAGAAATATGTGTATATGACCGCGCGGGCATTAACCGAGACGCTCGATCATCCGCCCTTCGCTTACCTGATCGTAAGCCGTACGGAAAACTCCATCCGGGAGCTCTTTGCCGGCATGGAAGAGGACGTGTTTCTGCTGGACGAAAACGATCGAATTCTTTCGAATCGAAATGCCGAATGGATTGGAGACCGGTTCGGGAACGTGCTGCCGCGGGAGGCGCTTTCTTCGCCGGAAATCATTCACGTCGACGGAGAAAATCAATTGTTTCTTTCGCTCCCGCTTCGTTTCGCGGGATGGAGGCTCGTGAGCGTGGCTCCTTACGAGCAGCTTACGGAAAAGTTGAACGGCTTGTATCGAACGATGTTATTTCTGCAAGCCATGTTCGCGATCGGCTTTTTGCTCGCGCTCACCTATTTATTGCGGCGCTTTACGAAGCCGGTTCTGGCGCTCGGGGAAGCGGCGAAAAAAGTCGAATCGGGAGATTTGAACGTTCGTTCCAACATTCGCGGACCTGACGAAATCGGCCGGCTCGGCCGTTCGTTCGACTTTATGCTCGATCGCATCCAGCAAATCCTGGCGCAGGTGAAGATGGAGCAGGAACTGAAGCGGCAGGCGGAAATGGCGCTGCTGCAGGCGCAAGTTCATCCGCATTTTCTTTTTAACGTCCTGAGCTCGATCCGCCTGAAGCTGTTGATGAAGGGCGACGAAGAAACCGCGCTCGTCGTCGGCTCGCTCTCCTCGCTGCTTCGGGCGAGCCTTTCCAAGCAGGATGAATTCGTCGCCCTTTACGCGGAAATCGAAACGGCCAAACAATATACGGACTTAATGAAGTTTGCGATGCGTTTCCCGATCGAGACCCGTTGGGAAATTCATGGGGACCCGTTTTCCGTTGCCGTTCCCCGCTTTATTTTGCAGCCGATCATCGAGAACGCTTATAAGCACGGCTTTGCCCAAAACGGCGGGAGGATCTCGATCAAGACGGAAGCCGCCGGTTCGGCCTTGCGAATAACGGTCGAAGATAACGGCCTGGGCATGACTCCCGAGACGCTCGCGGAATTGGAAAAGCGTCTTAACTATCGAAAGCGGGAACTGATCGAGCAAATGATATCCAACGAACGGGTCTCGCCGTCCGGCATCGGACTTTATAATGTTTACAGCCGATTGAAGCTGGTATACGGGGAGCGGTTTGAAATGAAAATTCAAAGCGTGCGCGGCCGGCGCACGACCGTGGAACTGCTGTTGCCGATCGGGCAAGAGGAGGAGGGCGGCCATCATGTTTAAAGTTCTCGTCGCCGACGATCATTATCCGGTTCTGGATTATTTAAGCGCCGGCATTTCCTGGCCCGCGCTCGGTCTGGAATTGGCGGCGACTTGTTCCAACGGCGGCGAAGCCTGGGAAGCTTGCCGGATCCATCGTCCGGACATTCTCGTAACGGATATCGGAATGCCCGTGATGGACGGATTGGAATTAATCGAAAAGGCGCGCGCGATCAACCCTCGGCTGAAAGCGGTCATCTTGTCCTGCCATGAAGATTTTCACTATGCGCAGCGGGCCGTAAAGCTGAACGTTAGCGATTATATTTTGAAGGAAAGCCTTCGGATCGACCAGGTCGTTGCCGTACTTAGCCGGTTGGCGAACCAATTG
Coding sequences within it:
- a CDS encoding ABC transporter substrate-binding protein, translated to MLKKKWSRLLVASAILALIGSGCSSGSGENSQGAGSNGGAAEGAAIATIKLHTWYPKKTDNWDVVIAEFEKKYPDIKVEFVSAEDNNSNEYYKKLDLAAASGEALDVVMFSNMNFLNQRMELGMLEPLDGYLEQEGVVLEDEYTLDTRIAGKTYGLPGKSVMPLVLINENHLREAGLELPKDWTWDEFMQYAKAMTKTEGGKTRYGTYFHSWATVAYFIQNMNQAVGANLTTDDGTKANADTPYVRKSLELRLQGEKEGSATPYAEVVSQKLNYRPQYFNQDASMLSMGSFLVPEAGGTEQVPATFKTVFAPLPKANKEDPISGNASGDVLGIYSKSKHKEEAYAFIRWYTTEGIALQGKYFPSWKKADLNEIVDTIIAGTKTPEMIDKESLLYVLENTKQTTAAVAVPFHAELEKAFVEEFDAMMLSGQDLETTVKNAQERIQKIIDSK
- a CDS encoding carbohydrate ABC transporter permease codes for the protein MNSIRLNRVVITALMGIAGIFFILPFLWMLSASFKPELEVMTYPIQWIPSTWKIVENYSQVWLGSIPFGLYYLNSIKVTLLTTALSLIISAMAAYGFSKVHFKGRDAVFMLVLATYMIPHQAILVPQFIMFRWIGLFDNHLGLVLLGASGVLGTFLLRQFFMGVHNEIIESARIDGANHWTIFFRIGLPLVKPALATYMILRFIWTWNDYQNPLIFLRTDSLFTLQLGIRKFADFNGEFYSLMMAGAVSAILPLLIIFVAGQKQVIEGVASGSVKG
- a CDS encoding carbohydrate ABC transporter permease; amino-acid sequence: MEGNVERGFGNDLARRIRKRRLYETVTGYLFILPMLVLTMTLVVVPILLSGAISFTDWNFIAGIGGLKFVGLDNYIDLFRDEAFHRSLRNNLVLIAVVPASMFIAMALAALINKGTYFKNVFKVIYFMPFISSIVAIALLWRVLFHPNSGPINGFLRSIGIENPPMWLADPNYALLAVMVIMVWTSLGFNMIIYLAGLQSIPKDLYEAADVDGASPVRQFFNITLPMLSPTTFFLLITGVVGSFKVFDLIMVLTNGGPAGSTSVIVFYLYEAAFVNLESGYASAMGIVLLILILFVTLIQWVGQKKWVNY
- a CDS encoding sensor histidine kinase, with the protein product MGIRTNLKPVSLRQKLMLTSIACLVLPAIGMLYTTGVYSKIIIREHTLGKAMQSLMIVQSQVEAILEEIVSISNFVQFDPEIKTLLEEAKGSPVAARQLTTRLEQIAGEKRDLRLTLLTRDGRAYSDYSFYDFEPQRFFRQDWFSRAERLTAYETLFLGGLENYLPPLYPEQKYVYMTARALTETLDHPPFAYLIVSRTENSIRELFAGMEEDVFLLDENDRILSNRNAEWIGDRFGNVLPREALSSPEIIHVDGENQLFLSLPLRFAGWRLVSVAPYEQLTEKLNGLYRTMLFLQAMFAIGFLLALTYLLRRFTKPVLALGEAAKKVESGDLNVRSNIRGPDEIGRLGRSFDFMLDRIQQILAQVKMEQELKRQAEMALLQAQVHPHFLFNVLSSIRLKLLMKGDEETALVVGSLSSLLRASLSKQDEFVALYAEIETAKQYTDLMKFAMRFPIETRWEIHGDPFSVAVPRFILQPIIENAYKHGFAQNGGRISIKTEAAGSALRITVEDNGLGMTPETLAELEKRLNYRKRELIEQMISNERVSPSGIGLYNVYSRLKLVYGERFEMKIQSVRGRRTTVELLLPIGQEEEGGHHV